Proteins encoded within one genomic window of Streptomyces profundus:
- a CDS encoding carbohydrate ABC transporter permease has translation MSAPTTSANTANTANAANATADARRPRRIALLPTAALLLGAVYCLLPVAWVAIAATKAGNELFSTFTFAPGGGLLDNVSDLNGYRDGIYWRWMANSALYAGIGALLSCAVSALGGYALALYRFPGRETIFNVLLAGVLMPPVILAVPQYLLLAEVHLTDSHAAVLLPVLLSPFGIYLARIYTAAAVPQDVVEAARMDGTGEWRIFRAIALPMMLPGLVTVFLFQFVAIWNNFLLPYIMLSDDEKFPITLGLFTLLNQGSTTPALYTLVITGALLAVLPLILLFLVIQRFWSLDLLSGAVKS, from the coding sequence ATGAGCGCCCCGACCACCTCGGCCAACACTGCCAACACCGCCAACGCCGCCAACGCCACGGCGGACGCCCGCCGCCCGCGCCGGATCGCGCTGCTGCCCACCGCCGCGCTGCTGTTGGGCGCGGTCTACTGCCTGCTGCCGGTGGCCTGGGTCGCGATCGCCGCCACCAAGGCGGGCAACGAGCTGTTCTCGACGTTCACCTTCGCGCCCGGCGGCGGGCTGCTGGACAACGTCTCGGACCTGAACGGCTACCGGGACGGGATCTACTGGCGCTGGATGGCCAACTCCGCGCTCTACGCGGGCATCGGCGCGCTGCTGTCCTGCGCGGTCTCCGCGCTGGGCGGCTACGCGCTGGCGCTCTACCGCTTCCCCGGCCGGGAGACCATCTTCAACGTGCTGCTCGCCGGCGTGCTGATGCCGCCGGTGATCCTGGCGGTTCCGCAGTACCTGCTGCTGGCCGAGGTCCATCTGACCGACAGCCACGCGGCCGTGCTGCTGCCGGTGCTGCTCTCCCCCTTCGGCATCTATCTGGCGCGGATCTACACGGCGGCGGCGGTCCCCCAGGACGTCGTCGAAGCCGCCCGGATGGACGGGACGGGCGAGTGGCGGATCTTCCGGGCGATCGCCCTGCCGATGATGCTGCCGGGTCTGGTGACGGTCTTCCTGTTCCAGTTCGTCGCCATCTGGAACAACTTCCTGCTGCCGTACATCATGCTCAGCGACGACGAGAAGTTCCCCATCACCCTCGGTCTGTTCACCCTCCTCAACCAGGGCTCGACCACGCCGGCCCTCTACACCCTGGTGATCACCGGCGCCCTGCTGGCGGTGCTCCCGCTGATCCTGCTCTTCCTCGTCATCCAGCGGTTCTGGAGCCTCGATCTCCTCTCCGGCGCGGTGAAGTCCTGA
- a CDS encoding LacI family DNA-binding transcriptional regulator, giving the protein MTMGNPVRRQRPTIHDVAREAGVSRGTVSRVLNGGHHVSPAATEAVNAAIRRTGYVVNRHARSLITGRSGSVAFLLTEPQERFFEDPNFNVLLRGCTQALAAHDIPLLLMIAGSRDEQRRITRYVTAGHVDGVLLVSSHTGDPVAAQLTRAGIPVVASGKPMDPRAGRLAHVAADDRDGARSMVRHLVAGGRRRIGTVTGPQDTSGGVQRLEGYREVLAEAGLPFEETLVATGDYGRESGAVAAERLLAEHPDLDALFVASDLMARGALEALERAGRSVPGDVAVGGFDDSSAALAARPALTTIRQPWDRISQEMVRVLLARIAGEDTSAVILPTELVIRDSA; this is encoded by the coding sequence GTGACCATGGGCAATCCGGTGAGACGTCAGCGGCCGACGATCCACGATGTGGCGCGTGAGGCGGGCGTCTCGCGTGGCACGGTCTCGCGGGTGCTCAACGGCGGCCACCACGTCAGCCCGGCGGCCACCGAGGCGGTCAACGCGGCGATCCGCAGGACGGGCTATGTGGTCAACCGGCATGCCCGCAGCCTGATCACCGGCCGGTCGGGGTCGGTGGCCTTTCTGCTCACCGAGCCGCAGGAGCGGTTCTTCGAGGACCCCAACTTCAATGTGCTGCTGCGCGGCTGCACCCAGGCGCTGGCCGCGCACGACATCCCGCTGCTGCTGATGATCGCCGGCTCGCGGGACGAGCAGCGGCGGATCACCCGCTATGTCACGGCCGGCCATGTGGACGGCGTGCTGCTGGTCTCCAGCCACACGGGCGATCCGGTGGCCGCCCAGCTCACCCGCGCCGGCATCCCGGTGGTCGCCTCCGGCAAGCCGATGGATCCGCGCGCCGGCCGCCTCGCGCATGTGGCGGCCGACGACCGGGACGGCGCCCGGTCGATGGTGCGGCATCTGGTGGCCGGCGGCCGGCGCCGGATCGGCACGGTCACGGGCCCGCAGGACACCTCCGGCGGTGTGCAGCGGTTGGAGGGCTACCGCGAGGTGCTGGCCGAGGCCGGCCTCCCGTTCGAGGAGACGCTGGTGGCCACGGGGGACTACGGCCGGGAGAGCGGCGCGGTCGCCGCCGAGCGGCTGCTGGCCGAACACCCGGATCTGGACGCCCTGTTCGTCGCCTCCGATCTGATGGCTCGGGGCGCTTTGGAGGCCCTGGAGCGCGCCGGGCGCAGTGTGCCGGGGGATGTGGCGGTCGGCGGCTTCGACGACTCGTCCGCCGCTCTGGCCGCCAGGCCCGCGCTGACCACCATCCGTCAGCCGTGGGACCGGATCAGCCAGGAGATGGTGCGGGTCCTGCTGGCGCGGATCGCCGGCGAGGACACCTCGGCGGTGATCCTCCCCACCGAGCTGGTGATTCGGGACTCCGCGTAG
- a CDS encoding glycoside hydrolase family 53 protein — protein sequence MSTSRRTVLRASGAALAAPLAWPLLQGGAAHAAPAADGPIRGVDVSSLPKGEELGAVFRHADGTADDALRILQGNGANWVRLKVWVNSPDGYHDTARVAGLAARAHALGMRTLVDFHYSDSWADPGQQHKPAAWAGLDAAGLDQAVRDHTRAVLGALVDQGTPADMAQIGNEINAGMLWPDGSSENFDRLAELLTVGAEAAREVSPSTTLALHLAEGGDNGGTRWWFDNAVARNVPFDVVALSFYGYWHGTLAELDHNLRDVVARYDRDVLVAETAYPFRLGSHDDHADIIGEESQLVAGYPATPEGQQRWLRDISAVVAGVPGGRGLGVFYWEPAWTAVAGNGWDPADPSSGNAWENQAVFDYDGRVLPAAGW from the coding sequence ATGAGCACCAGCAGGCGAACCGTCCTTCGCGCATCGGGCGCCGCCCTCGCAGCACCGCTGGCCTGGCCGCTGCTCCAGGGCGGGGCCGCGCACGCGGCACCGGCCGCCGACGGCCCGATCAGGGGCGTGGACGTCTCCTCGCTGCCCAAGGGCGAGGAGTTGGGCGCGGTCTTCCGGCACGCGGACGGAACGGCGGACGACGCGCTGCGCATCCTCCAGGGGAACGGCGCCAACTGGGTGCGGCTGAAGGTGTGGGTGAACTCCCCGGACGGCTACCACGACACCGCGCGGGTCGCGGGCCTCGCCGCCCGGGCCCACGCCCTGGGGATGCGGACGCTGGTGGACTTCCACTACTCCGACAGCTGGGCCGACCCCGGGCAGCAGCACAAGCCCGCGGCCTGGGCCGGTCTGGACGCGGCCGGGCTCGACCAGGCCGTCCGCGACCACACCCGCGCCGTGCTGGGCGCGCTCGTCGACCAGGGCACCCCGGCCGACATGGCCCAGATCGGCAACGAGATCAACGCCGGGATGCTCTGGCCCGACGGCTCCAGCGAGAACTTCGACCGGCTCGCCGAACTGCTCACCGTCGGCGCCGAGGCCGCCAGGGAGGTGTCCCCGAGCACCACCCTGGCGCTGCACCTGGCGGAGGGCGGCGACAACGGCGGCACCCGCTGGTGGTTCGACAACGCGGTGGCCAGGAACGTGCCGTTCGACGTGGTCGCGCTCTCCTTCTACGGGTACTGGCACGGCACCCTGGCCGAGCTGGACCACAACCTCCGCGACGTGGTGGCCCGCTACGACCGGGATGTGCTGGTGGCCGAGACCGCCTACCCGTTCCGGCTGGGCAGCCACGACGACCACGCGGACATCATCGGCGAGGAGTCCCAACTGGTCGCCGGCTACCCCGCCACCCCCGAAGGACAGCAACGCTGGCTGCGCGACATCAGCGCCGTGGTCGCCGGGGTGCCCGGCGGAAGGGGCCTGGGCGTCTTCTACTGGGAGCCGGCCTGGACCGCCGTGGCCGGCAACGGCTGGGACCCGGCCGACCCGTCCTCCGGCAACGCCTGGGAGAACCAGGCCGTCTTCGACTACGACGGCCGGGTGCTGCCGGCGGCCGGCTGGTAG
- a CDS encoding extracellular solute-binding protein, whose translation MRHRAIAAVTATLLAATALAGCGASDDGTVRLDYWAWAPGMEEVVELWNEANPDIQVTVKKQASGDELVTKTVTAAQAGTAPDLVQAEYQALPTLASNNVTADISEEVADAEAAFTPAVWQQVTLGTDAVYALPQDSGPLLFFYRADLFEEFGLTVPETWDEFERTARDLREIDPDRRLTTFSANDAGLFAGLTQQAGAQWWTTETDRWRVGIDDDAGRRVSAFWEGLVAEELVDNQPMYTPAWNQALNEGDQIAWISGVWAPGTLATAAPDTEGSWAAAPLPQWEAGANVTGSWGGSTTAVTTDSDHRAEAAEFAVWLNTDPEALTALVQICGIYPAASDAQSGGALAEPPPFFANQPDFYDTVAEVAEGAAPAAWGPNVTVAYSAFNNAFGAAAGRRAGFEEALAVMQETTFEDMDRLGFEVVQ comes from the coding sequence ATGCGTCACCGCGCGATCGCCGCCGTCACCGCGACGCTGTTGGCGGCCACGGCGCTCGCCGGCTGCGGCGCGTCCGACGACGGCACCGTCCGCCTGGACTACTGGGCGTGGGCGCCCGGCATGGAGGAGGTCGTCGAACTCTGGAACGAGGCCAACCCGGACATCCAGGTCACGGTCAAGAAGCAGGCCAGCGGCGACGAGTTGGTCACCAAGACGGTGACCGCCGCCCAGGCCGGCACCGCGCCCGACCTCGTCCAGGCCGAGTACCAGGCGCTGCCGACCCTGGCCAGCAACAATGTCACCGCCGACATCTCCGAGGAGGTGGCCGACGCCGAGGCCGCGTTCACCCCCGCCGTGTGGCAGCAGGTCACCCTCGGCACCGACGCGGTGTACGCGCTCCCCCAGGACTCGGGCCCGCTGCTGTTCTTCTACCGGGCCGACCTATTCGAGGAGTTCGGCCTGACCGTCCCCGAGACCTGGGACGAGTTCGAGCGGACCGCCCGAGACCTGCGCGAGATCGACCCCGACCGCCGGCTGACCACGTTCTCCGCCAACGACGCCGGCCTCTTCGCCGGGTTGACCCAGCAGGCCGGCGCCCAGTGGTGGACCACAGAGACGGACCGCTGGCGGGTGGGGATCGACGACGACGCCGGCCGCCGGGTCAGCGCGTTCTGGGAGGGTCTTGTCGCCGAGGAACTGGTCGACAACCAGCCCATGTACACGCCCGCGTGGAACCAGGCGCTCAACGAGGGCGACCAGATCGCCTGGATCAGCGGCGTGTGGGCGCCCGGCACGCTGGCCACGGCCGCCCCCGACACCGAGGGCTCCTGGGCTGCGGCACCGCTGCCCCAGTGGGAGGCCGGGGCGAACGTCACCGGCAGCTGGGGCGGTTCCACCACGGCGGTGACCACGGACTCCGACCACCGAGCCGAGGCGGCCGAGTTCGCGGTCTGGCTCAACACCGACCCCGAGGCGCTGACCGCCCTCGTGCAGATCTGCGGGATCTACCCGGCCGCCAGCGACGCCCAGTCCGGCGGCGCCCTGGCGGAGCCGCCCCCGTTCTTCGCCAACCAGCCCGACTTCTACGACACGGTCGCCGAGGTGGCCGAGGGCGCGGCCCCCGCCGCCTGGGGCCCCAACGTCACCGTCGCCTACAGCGCGTTCAACAACGCCTTCGGCGCGGCGGCCGGCCGCCGCGCCGGGTTCGAGGAGGCCCTGGCCGTCATGCAAGAGACCACGTTCGAGGACATGGACCGGCTCGGCTTCGAGGTCGTCCAGTGA
- a CDS encoding SDR family oxidoreductase, producing MTVLVTGATGNVGRGVVRRLLEAGRDVRALSRRPAPGLPAGVAVYEGDLGSPETLRPALAGVSEVFLFPVPHTAGAVAELARRAGVRRVVVLSSGAVTDGYDTDYHLPVERAVEAAGLAWTHVRPGEFAMNKLALWGPPIRAERVVREPLPDAAWYPVHEEDIAEVAALALTEPGHEGRAYTLNGPELLTHRRQVELIAEAMGEEIRLETVTLEEAREIYRAQGGFAAENADFLLGFEDYGGAEADPAEAADFAPAPGAVPPPTASDVTGRPARTFRRWARDHAEAFRA from the coding sequence ATGACCGTTCTGGTGACCGGTGCGACCGGCAACGTGGGGCGGGGTGTCGTCCGTCGGCTTCTCGAAGCGGGGCGGGACGTCCGGGCGTTGAGCCGCAGGCCGGCCCCGGGGCTGCCGGCCGGGGTGGCGGTGTACGAGGGGGACCTCGGCAGTCCCGAGACGCTGCGGCCGGCGCTGGCCGGGGTCTCCGAGGTGTTTCTCTTTCCCGTTCCGCACACCGCGGGGGCGGTGGCCGAGCTGGCGCGGCGGGCGGGGGTGCGGCGGGTGGTGGTGCTGTCGTCGGGCGCGGTGACCGACGGCTATGACACGGACTACCATCTGCCGGTCGAACGCGCGGTGGAGGCGGCCGGGTTGGCGTGGACGCATGTCCGCCCCGGGGAGTTCGCGATGAACAAGCTGGCCCTCTGGGGCCCGCCGATCCGCGCCGAGCGGGTGGTGCGCGAGCCGCTGCCGGACGCCGCCTGGTATCCGGTGCACGAGGAGGACATCGCGGAGGTTGCCGCGCTGGCCCTGACCGAACCGGGCCACGAGGGGCGCGCCTACACGCTCAACGGGCCGGAACTCCTCACCCACCGCCGACAGGTGGAGCTGATCGCCGAGGCGATGGGCGAGGAGATCCGGCTGGAGACGGTGACCCTGGAGGAGGCCAGGGAGATCTACCGGGCGCAGGGCGGGTTCGCCGCCGAGAACGCCGATTTCCTGCTGGGGTTCGAGGACTACGGCGGCGCGGAGGCCGACCCCGCCGAGGCGGCGGACTTCGCCCCCGCGCCGGGCGCCGTGCCGCCCCCGACGGCGAGCGACGTCACGGGCCGGCCGGCCCGCACGTTCAGGCGCTGGGCCAGGGACCACGCGGAAGCGTTCCGCGCCTGA
- a CDS encoding PPOX class F420-dependent oxidoreductase: MSTVRIPDDVAAARYVNLTTFRRTGVPVATPVWHAPDGERVVIWTNDDSGKVKRLRHTARVTVTVCDLRGRVRPGTPEHAATARVLDADEGRAARAVLSRRYRLMRLTDLLARVVPRITRRGVAVAVTFTAPDTDSDAGSDSPAAGDAG, from the coding sequence GTGAGCACTGTGCGCATTCCCGACGACGTGGCCGCGGCTCGCTACGTCAACCTCACCACCTTCCGCCGCACCGGCGTCCCGGTCGCCACCCCCGTGTGGCACGCCCCGGACGGCGAGCGGGTGGTGATCTGGACCAACGACGACAGCGGCAAGGTGAAACGCCTGCGGCACACCGCGCGGGTCACCGTGACCGTCTGCGATCTCAGGGGACGGGTCCGCCCCGGCACCCCCGAACACGCCGCCACCGCGCGGGTCCTGGACGCCGATGAGGGCAGGGCGGCGCGCGCCGTGTTGTCCCGCCGGTACCGGCTGATGCGTCTCACCGACCTGCTCGCCCGGGTGGTGCCGAGGATCACCCGTCGCGGCGTCGCCGTGGCGGTCACCTTCACCGCCCCCGACACCGACTCCGACGCCGGCTCCGACTCCCCGGCGGCCGGCGACGCTGGGTGA
- a CDS encoding carbohydrate ABC transporter permease, translating into MSAPRGSSSARRRRSTSARAAPYGFLAPTAVLFVLFFALPIGYALYLSVRKVEIRGLGLGPDGRAEVWAGLDNYRRALTDSELLDGALRVLGYGAIVVPVMMGLALFFALLLDDERVRGRRFGRLAIFLPYAVPGVIAALLWGFLYLPSVSPLTDALEAVGLPAPDLLQGASLYGALANIAIWGGTGFNMIVIYTALRAIPAEVHEAARLDGCTPFQTALRIKIPMVLPSLVLTFFFSIIATLQVFNEPTTLRPLTNNLSTTWSPLMKVYQDAFTGGDIHAAAATAVVIALVTLTLSFGFLRLATARNRREENAR; encoded by the coding sequence GTGAGCGCCCCGCGCGGTTCGTCGAGTGCCCGGCGCCGGCGGAGCACCTCGGCCAGGGCCGCCCCCTACGGCTTCCTCGCCCCGACGGCCGTGCTGTTCGTCCTGTTCTTCGCGCTGCCGATCGGCTACGCGCTCTATCTCAGTGTGCGCAAGGTCGAGATCAGGGGCCTGGGCCTCGGCCCGGACGGGCGCGCCGAGGTGTGGGCCGGGCTGGACAACTACCGCCGGGCGCTGACCGACTCCGAGCTGTTGGACGGCGCGCTGCGGGTGCTGGGCTACGGCGCGATCGTGGTGCCGGTGATGATGGGCCTGGCGCTGTTCTTCGCCCTGCTGCTGGACGACGAACGGGTGCGCGGGCGCCGCTTCGGCCGGCTGGCGATCTTCCTGCCGTACGCCGTGCCCGGGGTGATCGCCGCGCTGCTGTGGGGCTTTCTCTACCTCCCCTCGGTCAGCCCGCTCACCGACGCGCTGGAGGCGGTCGGGCTGCCCGCCCCCGACCTGCTCCAGGGGGCTTCGCTCTACGGCGCGTTGGCCAACATCGCGATCTGGGGCGGCACCGGCTTCAACATGATCGTGATCTACACCGCGCTGCGCGCCATCCCGGCCGAGGTCCACGAGGCGGCGCGGCTGGACGGCTGCACCCCGTTCCAGACCGCGCTGCGGATCAAGATCCCGATGGTGCTGCCCTCGCTGGTGCTCACCTTCTTCTTCTCGATCATCGCCACGCTCCAGGTCTTCAACGAGCCGACGACCCTGCGCCCGCTGACCAACAACCTCTCCACCACCTGGTCCCCGCTGATGAAGGTCTACCAGGACGCGTTCACCGGCGGTGACATCCATGCCGCCGCGGCGACCGCCGTGGTGATCGCGCTGGTCACGCTGACCCTGTCGTTCGGCTTCCTGCGGCTGGCCACCGCCCGTAACCGCCGCGAGGAGAACGCCCGATGA
- a CDS encoding DUF6745 domain-containing protein, with product MRHGDHGDLLGGDASRGRPGAEAGGEPTGWRSVAAATGPGARDAAEAGVRLAYRRAGLAEPERLRWVDSPLAAVRLLREEAGRTGASVRRALRDEPLAAQRELMHDRLGPTGWSTHWRATGADLWETTAPLVERIRSAVIAASAPRPRDEAAIRVLLLDAVLGQHEAAWLSALDPGPGSGLDGLAVVANSAGWWWPYENVVVLSERPVELWRDEAGRLDRSDGPALAYPDGFALHAWRGLPVPGEFLKRLDTLTPALIREEENAELRRVMLEHYGYDRYLTESGAEPVHRDETGVLWRIALPGDEDVAMVEVVNSTPEPDGTNRTYWLRVPPRTRTAREGVAWTFGLEADTYAPLRQT from the coding sequence ATGCGACACGGGGATCACGGCGACCTGCTGGGCGGGGACGCGTCGCGGGGACGGCCAGGCGCCGAGGCCGGGGGCGAGCCGACGGGCTGGCGCTCGGTGGCGGCGGCCACCGGGCCCGGGGCGCGGGACGCCGCCGAGGCGGGGGTCAGGCTCGCGTATCGGCGGGCGGGGCTGGCGGAGCCCGAGCGGCTGCGGTGGGTGGATTCGCCGCTGGCGGCGGTCCGGCTGCTGCGGGAGGAGGCCGGGCGCACCGGCGCCAGCGTGCGGCGCGCCCTCCGCGACGAGCCCCTTGCGGCCCAACGTGAGCTGATGCACGACCGGTTGGGCCCGACGGGCTGGAGCACGCACTGGCGGGCCACGGGCGCCGATCTGTGGGAGACGACGGCCCCGCTGGTGGAGCGGATCAGGTCGGCGGTGATCGCGGCGTCGGCGCCCCGGCCCAGGGACGAGGCGGCGATCCGCGTCCTGCTGTTGGACGCGGTGCTCGGCCAGCACGAGGCGGCCTGGCTGAGCGCGTTGGACCCGGGCCCGGGCTCCGGGCTCGACGGTCTCGCGGTGGTGGCCAACTCGGCGGGCTGGTGGTGGCCCTACGAGAACGTGGTGGTGCTCAGCGAGCGGCCCGTCGAGCTGTGGCGGGACGAGGCCGGCCGGCTGGACCGCTCGGACGGGCCGGCGCTGGCGTACCCGGACGGCTTCGCGCTGCACGCCTGGCGCGGGCTGCCGGTGCCGGGCGAGTTCCTCAAGCGGCTGGACACGTTGACTCCCGCGCTGATCCGGGAGGAGGAGAACGCGGAGCTGCGCCGTGTGATGCTCGAACACTACGGCTACGACCGCTATTTGACGGAGTCGGGCGCCGAGCCGGTCCACCGCGACGAGACGGGGGTCCTCTGGCGCATAGCGCTGCCGGGCGACGAGGACGTGGCGATGGTCGAGGTGGTCAACTCCACGCCGGAGCCCGACGGCACCAACCGCACCTACTGGCTGCGGGTGCCCCCGCGCACGAGGACCGCGCGCGAGGGCGTGGCCTGGACGTTCGGCCTGGAGGCGGATACCTATGCGCCGCTGCGGCAGACCTGA
- a CDS encoding STM4015 family protein: MTIGNHLQDFHGLPAFDFPAEPREPKDVAQLPAADAVAWRIAVEPYGDDDEEWTARFARFADTVDLSQVRALIVGVWGEAYENGPERVIEALVGVRDRLTALRAVFLGDIVMEEAEISWIYQGRVTDVLEAFPALEEFGVRGGTDLSFSPIRHEALRRLVIETGGMPAAAVRGVAASDLPALVHLDLWLGTPEYGGDADIDDLAPIFSGVRLPALRHLSLCNSVLQDAICAAVAAAPVVARLDSLDLSMGVLTDEGASALLTGQPLTHLSSLDLSHNYISGKLLTRLRETLEPAGVQLDLDHGGAEFDEDEDADGNQWRFVAVGE, from the coding sequence ATGACCATCGGGAACCACTTGCAGGACTTTCACGGCCTGCCCGCCTTCGACTTCCCGGCCGAACCCCGGGAGCCGAAGGACGTGGCCCAACTGCCCGCCGCCGACGCGGTGGCCTGGCGGATCGCGGTCGAGCCGTACGGCGACGACGACGAGGAGTGGACGGCCAGGTTCGCCAGGTTCGCGGACACCGTCGACCTCAGCCAGGTGCGGGCGCTGATCGTCGGCGTCTGGGGCGAGGCGTACGAGAACGGCCCTGAACGCGTGATCGAGGCCCTGGTCGGGGTGCGCGACCGACTCACCGCGCTGCGCGCCGTGTTCCTCGGCGACATCGTGATGGAGGAGGCCGAGATCTCCTGGATCTACCAGGGCCGGGTCACGGATGTGCTGGAGGCGTTCCCCGCGCTGGAGGAGTTCGGCGTGCGCGGCGGTACGGACCTGTCGTTCTCCCCGATCCGGCACGAGGCGCTCCGCCGGCTCGTCATCGAGACGGGCGGGATGCCGGCCGCGGCGGTGCGCGGCGTCGCCGCCAGCGACCTGCCCGCCCTGGTCCACCTCGATCTGTGGCTCGGCACCCCGGAGTACGGCGGCGACGCCGACATCGACGATCTCGCGCCGATCTTCTCCGGCGTCCGGCTTCCGGCGTTGAGGCATCTGAGCCTGTGCAACAGCGTGTTGCAGGACGCGATCTGTGCCGCCGTGGCCGCCGCGCCCGTGGTGGCCAGGCTCGACTCGCTGGACCTGTCGATGGGTGTGCTCACCGACGAGGGGGCGTCCGCGCTGCTCACCGGCCAGCCGCTGACCCATCTCAGCTCGCTCGACCTGTCGCACAACTACATCAGCGGCAAGCTCCTCACCCGGCTGCGCGAGACACTGGAGCCGGCGGGTGTCCAGCTCGATCTCGACCATGGCGGCGCCGAATTCGACGAGGACGAGGATGCCGACGGCAACCAGTGGCGCTTCGTCGCGGTGGGTGAGTAG
- a CDS encoding beta-galactosidase, whose translation MPHGTPRGLRRLAFGGDYNPEQWPEEVWAEDVALMREAGVNLVSLGIFSWARLEPREGEYDFGWLDRVIELLHEGGIRVDLATPTVVPPAWFYRAHPEALPVSRDGTRWAFGSRGAICHSSPAYQEAALRITRALAERYGAHPAVVMWHVHNEYGVPVLECYCDISAADFRRWLAERYGTVDALNTAWGTAFWGQLYGDWEEIQPPRLTPTVANPAQRLDFARFASDSALANFRRERDLLWELSPDAPVTTNFMVSPTQCDTIDYWAWGREVDLVTNDHYLVAEEPRNHVNLSMAADLSRSVGDGRPWLLLEHSTSGLNWQPRGIAKRPGEMARNTLAHVARGSEGGMFFQWRASRAGAEKFHSAMLPHAGTDSRIWREVVRLGADLDRLAEVWGSRTVADAAVVWDWQSWWAQGLEWRPSEELDTRERAEAYYAALFDRHLTVDFVRPEGELAPYPLVVVPALYLATAGAGENLRRYVAGGGTLVVSYFSGIVDEHDAVHPGPHPGALRDVLGLTVEEFQPLHAGRAVRLTGRDRAELTAERWAETVVCDGAEAVWRYADGPAAGGPAVTRHRLGEGSAWYVSAHLGRDDLDAVLAAASADAGLPEHDPLPRDLEVVRRRGERDDYLFAINHADAEALLPLTKAGGERLTGEELLTGERVTDKLTIPAGEVRVLRVQR comes from the coding sequence ATGCCGCACGGCACCCCCAGGGGTCTGCGCCGACTCGCCTTCGGCGGCGACTACAACCCGGAGCAATGGCCGGAGGAGGTGTGGGCCGAGGACGTCGCGCTGATGCGCGAGGCGGGGGTGAACCTGGTCAGCCTCGGCATCTTCAGCTGGGCCCGGCTGGAGCCGCGCGAGGGCGAGTACGACTTCGGCTGGCTGGACCGCGTCATCGAGCTGCTGCACGAAGGCGGCATCCGCGTCGACCTGGCCACCCCGACCGTCGTCCCGCCGGCCTGGTTCTACCGGGCGCACCCGGAGGCACTGCCCGTCAGCCGCGACGGCACCCGCTGGGCCTTCGGCTCACGCGGCGCCATCTGCCACAGCTCGCCCGCCTATCAGGAGGCGGCCCTCCGCATCACCCGCGCGCTGGCCGAACGCTATGGCGCGCACCCGGCGGTGGTCATGTGGCACGTGCACAACGAGTACGGGGTGCCGGTCCTGGAGTGCTACTGCGACATCTCCGCCGCCGACTTCCGCCGCTGGCTGGCCGAGCGCTACGGCACCGTCGACGCGCTCAACACCGCCTGGGGAACGGCCTTCTGGGGCCAGCTCTACGGCGACTGGGAGGAGATCCAACCGCCCAGGCTCACCCCGACCGTGGCCAACCCGGCGCAGCGTCTCGACTTCGCCAGATTCGCCAGCGACAGCGCGCTGGCCAACTTCAGGCGCGAGCGCGACCTGCTGTGGGAGCTGTCCCCTGACGCGCCCGTGACCACCAACTTCATGGTGTCGCCGACCCAGTGCGACACCATCGACTACTGGGCCTGGGGCCGCGAGGTGGACCTGGTCACCAACGACCACTACCTGGTGGCCGAGGAGCCGCGCAACCACGTCAACCTCTCGATGGCGGCCGACCTCAGCCGCTCCGTCGGCGACGGGCGGCCCTGGCTGCTGCTGGAGCACTCCACCAGTGGCCTCAACTGGCAGCCGCGCGGCATCGCGAAGCGGCCGGGCGAGATGGCCCGCAACACCCTGGCGCACGTGGCGCGCGGCTCCGAGGGCGGGATGTTCTTCCAGTGGCGCGCCTCCCGGGCGGGCGCGGAGAAGTTCCACTCGGCGATGCTGCCGCACGCCGGGACCGACAGCCGGATCTGGCGCGAGGTGGTGCGCCTGGGCGCCGACCTCGACCGGCTGGCCGAGGTGTGGGGCAGCCGCACGGTGGCGGACGCGGCCGTGGTCTGGGACTGGCAGTCCTGGTGGGCGCAGGGCCTCGAATGGCGTCCCAGCGAGGAGCTGGACACCAGGGAGCGCGCCGAGGCGTACTACGCCGCGCTCTTCGACCGACACCTCACCGTCGACTTCGTCAGGCCGGAGGGGGAGCTGGCCCCGTACCCGCTGGTCGTGGTGCCCGCGCTCTACCTCGCGACCGCCGGGGCCGGCGAGAACCTGCGCCGGTATGTGGCGGGCGGCGGCACCCTGGTGGTGTCCTACTTCTCCGGCATCGTGGACGAGCACGACGCCGTGCACCCCGGGCCGCACCCGGGCGCGCTGCGCGATGTGCTGGGGCTGACCGTGGAGGAGTTCCAGCCGCTGCACGCCGGCCGCGCCGTGCGGCTCACCGGGCGGGACCGCGCCGAACTCACCGCCGAGCGCTGGGCGGAGACCGTGGTGTGCGACGGCGCCGAGGCGGTGTGGCGCTACGCGGACGGGCCGGCCGCCGGCGGGCCCGCCGTCACCCGGCACCGGCTGGGCGAGGGCAGCGCCTGGTATGTCTCGGCCCACCTCGGGCGGGACGATCTGGACGCGGTGCTCGCCGCCGCCTCGGCCGACGCGGGGCTGCCGGAGCACGACCCGCTGCCGCGCGACCTTGAGGTGGTGCGCCGCCGGGGCGAGCGGGACGACTACCTGTTCGCCATCAACCATGCCGACGCTGAGGCGCTGCTGCCGTTGACGAAGGCCGGCGGGGAGCGGCTCACGGGCGAGGAACTGCTCACGGGCGAGCGCGTCACCGACAAGCTCACCATCCCGGCGGGGGAGGTACGCGTGCTGCGCGTCCAGCGCTGA